The Hirundo rustica isolate bHirRus1 chromosome Z, bHirRus1.pri.v3, whole genome shotgun sequence genome contains the following window.
AACACAGCACTGAATTTTTGAGGTAAAAGATGAAGGGAATGTTAACTTCCACCCCTCCTTCCCAGTGACTAACTACATGCAGCAAGAACACCTGGCCCTGCACAACTACCTGTGCAGATGGAATTGGGAAGAGCAGTGCTCAAATTTTAAACCCTGACAGTCAAAATCACTTCTGAAAATCCCACAAGTTACACCTCAGGCCTGGACTTTCAGTAAGGTTTTGGCCTGAAATGTCATCATTTCTTTATCAgaaagtttaaaacaaacaggTACCCAGTGGCTTGGTGGCTTAGGCAGAACACTTGGGGAGGGTGGCTCACTGAACTTTACCCCAGTGTAGTTCTGGCTGCTCTGAGGGGTGAACAATAGAGCAGGATTCCAATTGGGATTCTTGGGGAAGTGAATGCTGTTCTTCCCCCCTTTCTGCATGGCCTGCCATGcaccaggagaggagctgcagctgtggcctCTCTCCTTCTTCACGTAGGTTTTCATCTGAGAATTCTGATCTTTGTTCTTCTGCCTGTTTTTAAGTTGTTGATGGTTCTTGTTGGTATTTCTAGACTGTGGAATGGGAATGTTGTATCTTTCTCCACCACCCATCTTCAACTTAAATGTCACCTGTAAAAACAAGATGAgtcaggataattttttttttttttttttttttttttaacacagtatTTCAGACAATGTTTAGATTTCAAACAAAGGGACAAAAATCATTCTAACCCAAACTAGCTCTAAACACACCACATATCTCCTCAGAAAAGGTGTAACTGGAGGAATGGAACTGGCAAAATCTTGCTCAGAAAATGCAGAGCCAGATTTAATGTCGGTATTGCATGCTGGAGGCATTTAAAGTCA
Protein-coding sequences here:
- the LOC120765690 gene encoding proline-rich nuclear receptor coactivator 2-like, which gives rise to MGGGERYNIPIPQSRNTNKNHQQLKNRQKNKDQNSQMKTYVKKERGHSCSSSPGAWQAMQKGGKNSIHFPKNPNWNPALLFTPQSSQNYTGVKFSEPPSPSVLPKPPSHWVPVCFKLSDKEMMTFQAKTLLKVQA